One window of the Dehalococcoidia bacterium genome contains the following:
- a CDS encoding sulfatase-like hydrolase/transferase: MPDRPNVVFIFSDQQRYDTLSCYGNDWINVPRLNALADSSFVFERAYVAQPVCTPARATIVTGLYPHFAGPTVNRMSLPPDRQSVAEMSPEDYHTGWFGKWHLGDDVIRQHGFDEWISTEDGHRPEYTQREYRTQMSDWVRA; encoded by the coding sequence ATGCCTGACCGTCCTAACGTAGTGTTCATTTTCAGCGACCAGCAGCGGTATGACACCCTGAGCTGCTACGGCAACGACTGGATCAATGTGCCGCGCCTGAATGCGCTGGCAGACAGCAGCTTCGTCTTCGAGCGGGCTTACGTCGCTCAGCCTGTATGCACTCCCGCACGGGCTACGATCGTTACCGGACTCTATCCTCATTTCGCAGGGCCGACCGTCAACAGGATGTCTCTTCCGCCGGACCGTCAGAGCGTCGCCGAGATGTCCCCGGAGGACTACCACACCGGCTGGTTCGGCAAGTGGCACCTCGGGGACGACGTCATTCGACAGCACGGCTTCGACGAGTGGATAAGCACCGAGGACGGCCATCGCCCCGAGTACACGCAGCGCGAGTACCGCACCCAGATGAGCGACTGGGTTCGAGCCTGA
- a CDS encoding sulfatase-like hydrolase/transferase, whose translation MQRADGEMMFSPMQRARLPAEHQMASFLGGRAADFIDRNSDSPFMLYVSTFEPHPPYHGPYDDMYDPEELPVGPTFLKVPEGGSLHNTVRAEYCTQYLGQPDAETDPYLQSNAARGHDVTSEAGWRRLRAQYFANITLVDEMVGTILDALERNGVADNTVVVFTSEHGEMAGDHGMLEKRSMYEESARVPLIMHVPGISTSHQMLEGAVGHVDLVPTILDLMGASVPDHLQGKSLAPVLRGEQTLDGNEVFVQWNGVSDIDDRHLGSPEINLRNTQPWRTIVRDGWKLALCATDQGELYDLVNDPYEQTNLFDHPDQRHRVRDLAARVRLWQHKNFDHAPLPTV comes from the coding sequence TTGCAAAGGGCGGACGGCGAAATGATGTTCTCGCCGATGCAGCGCGCCAGGCTGCCCGCGGAGCACCAGATGGCATCATTCCTCGGAGGCAGGGCGGCGGACTTCATCGACCGCAACAGCGACAGCCCATTCATGCTGTACGTCAGCACGTTCGAGCCTCACCCGCCGTATCACGGCCCCTACGACGACATGTACGACCCCGAAGAACTGCCCGTGGGACCCACGTTCCTGAAGGTGCCGGAGGGAGGTTCCCTCCACAACACCGTTCGGGCCGAGTACTGCACGCAGTACCTCGGGCAACCCGACGCCGAGACAGACCCATACCTGCAGTCCAACGCCGCTCGCGGTCACGACGTGACCTCAGAGGCCGGCTGGCGCAGGCTGAGGGCACAGTACTTCGCAAACATCACCCTGGTCGACGAGATGGTCGGGACGATACTCGACGCACTCGAACGCAACGGTGTTGCTGATAACACGGTTGTCGTCTTCACCAGCGAACACGGCGAGATGGCTGGCGACCACGGGATGCTCGAGAAACGCTCGATGTACGAGGAGTCGGCCCGCGTGCCGCTCATCATGCATGTGCCGGGTATATCTACCAGTCACCAGATGCTGGAAGGCGCAGTGGGCCACGTTGACCTTGTTCCCACGATACTCGACCTGATGGGCGCATCCGTGCCGGACCACCTGCAGGGCAAGAGCCTTGCCCCCGTGCTGCGTGGTGAGCAGACGCTCGACGGCAACGAGGTCTTCGTCCAGTGGAACGGTGTGAGCGACATCGACGACCGCCACCTCGGCAGTCCGGAGATCAACCTCCGCAACACGCAGCCCTGGCGGACAATCGTGCGCGACGGCTGGAAGCTCGCGCTGTGCGCTACCGACCAGGGCGAGCTGTACGACCTGGTCAACGATCCGTACGAGCAGACCAACCTGTTCGATCACCCTGATCAGCGCCACCGGGTCAGGGACCTCGCGGCCCGAGTCCGGCTCTGGCAGCACAAGAACTTCGACCACGCACCTCTACCCACCGTCTGA
- a CDS encoding sulfatase-like hydrolase/transferase: MPDNPNIVFIFSDQQRQDTLACYGADWMNVPNLNALADESFVFENAYVAQPVCTPARATIMTGLYPHAAGPIVNQIHLEESVPVIAEMLSDDYYKGYMGKWHLGNDLVAQHGFDEWVSAEDSHRFAKPEQRYLVSSYNKYLVEQGYKPDRERNGVGVFSSDAHYDLPEEHQMASFLGDRAAEFIEANSDRPFALYVSTFEPHSPYHGPFMDMYDPATLPVGPGFLQKPESASLVNRVRGNYFLQFMLEGVDQTADDYMMRYAASREDVSTELGWRTLRAHYMANITLVDRMVGRITSALERAGVADNTIVVFTSEHGDMMGDHGMLEKRSFFEEASRVPLLMRVPWLSQESTRLPGSVGHIDLVPTLLDLSGHEVPGNLQGKSLQPVMAGEFFIQWNGTSNEIPDRFLGAPEINRMLALPWRSVVTPDRWKLNLCAGDQCELYDLNSDPHELNNLYNDPAQKDRIRDMAARIRTWQHQTGDTVALPTT; the protein is encoded by the coding sequence ATGCCGGATAACCCAAACATCGTCTTCATCTTCAGCGATCAGCAGCGCCAGGACACGCTGGCCTGCTACGGTGCCGACTGGATGAACGTCCCCAACCTGAATGCCCTGGCTGACGAGAGCTTCGTGTTCGAGAACGCCTACGTTGCCCAGCCCGTGTGCACCCCGGCCCGCGCGACGATCATGACCGGACTGTACCCGCACGCTGCCGGCCCGATCGTCAACCAGATCCACTTGGAAGAGAGCGTCCCGGTGATCGCCGAGATGCTGTCGGACGACTACTACAAGGGCTACATGGGCAAGTGGCACCTGGGCAACGACCTCGTGGCCCAGCACGGCTTCGATGAATGGGTATCAGCCGAGGACAGCCACAGGTTTGCCAAGCCTGAGCAGCGCTACCTCGTGTCCAGCTACAACAAGTACCTTGTCGAGCAGGGCTACAAGCCGGACAGGGAGCGCAATGGCGTGGGCGTGTTCAGCTCCGACGCCCACTACGATCTGCCTGAAGAACACCAGATGGCGTCATTCCTCGGCGACCGCGCCGCGGAGTTCATCGAGGCCAACAGCGACAGGCCGTTCGCGCTGTACGTCAGCACGTTCGAGCCGCACTCGCCGTACCACGGGCCGTTCATGGACATGTACGACCCGGCCACGCTGCCTGTCGGCCCCGGGTTCCTGCAGAAGCCGGAGTCCGCGTCCCTCGTCAACCGGGTCAGGGGCAACTACTTCCTGCAGTTCATGCTTGAGGGCGTCGACCAGACCGCAGACGACTACATGATGCGCTACGCAGCCTCGAGAGAGGACGTCTCCACCGAGCTTGGCTGGCGCACCCTTCGCGCACACTACATGGCCAATATCACGCTGGTTGACCGCATGGTCGGCAGGATCACGTCGGCGCTGGAGCGCGCCGGTGTGGCCGACAACACCATCGTCGTGTTCACGAGCGAGCACGGCGACATGATGGGCGATCACGGGATGCTGGAGAAGCGCTCGTTCTTCGAGGAGGCATCAAGGGTGCCGCTGCTCATGCGCGTCCCATGGCTGTCACAGGAGTCCACAAGGCTGCCTGGAAGCGTCGGCCACATCGACCTCGTCCCAACTCTGCTGGACCTCTCCGGTCACGAAGTCCCCGGCAACCTTCAGGGCAAGAGCCTTCAGCCGGTGATGGCCGGTGAGTTCTTCATCCAGTGGAACGGCACAAGCAATGAGATCCCCGACCGCTTCCTCGGCGCTCCGGAGATCAACAGGATGCTCGCGCTGCCGTGGCGTTCCGTCGTGACCCCGGACCGCTGGAAGCTGAACCTGTGCGCAGGCGACCAGTGCGAGCTGTACGACCTGAACTCCGATCCTCACGAGTTGAACAACCTGTATAACGATCCTGCCCAGAAGGACCGGATTCGCGATATGGCAGCGAGAATCCGGACATGGCAGCACCAGACCGGAGACACTGTAGCCCTGCCCACGACATAG
- a CDS encoding TSUP family transporter — protein MGILAGFVVGVLLPTSGVAGSLVMLYLMTKNWQRHTVRGAMAFFLVILMLFSVVGFAIAGLYTPERITLIGIVIVPSVVGLAIGARLVGRIDERMFNYIVIGIIIVSSIVVLGQEFTSL, from the coding sequence GTGGGTATTCTCGCGGGCTTCGTGGTGGGTGTGCTGCTACCCACGTCCGGCGTCGCGGGGTCGCTGGTGATGCTGTATCTGATGACGAAGAACTGGCAACGCCACACCGTCAGGGGGGCAATGGCGTTCTTCCTGGTGATTCTGATGCTGTTTTCCGTTGTCGGCTTTGCTATTGCGGGACTGTACACGCCGGAGCGCATTACGCTAATCGGAATTGTGATAGTCCCATCGGTAGTTGGCCTGGCTATCGGCGCACGCCTCGTGGGACGGATTGATGAACGCATGTTCAATTACATAGTGATTGGCATCATCATCGTGTCCAGCATCGTAGTGCTGGGACAGGAATTCACGAGCCTGTGA
- a CDS encoding CoA transferase, giving the protein MSGPCTGLTVLDFSLGMPGALCTLVMADYGAEVIKVEPPGGDPFRFQPAWISWNRGKKGIVLDLDTDEGREQAIQLAGRADVLVESFRPGDMAGWGLSYDDLSKLYPGLVYCSITGFGQKGPLRRVKGYEGLVAAKAGRMLNLQGQPNREGPVYSAVYTGSWHASQAAVRGIIGALRVRDQCGRGQWVQTSIVQNLASPHDNNVGDGGLVNLQLRRRDPERFPGRPPGRGLSSIGYVPVRTKDGTWLQHANQRVPHIRGHIKAIGLEHLLDDERFERVPSVSVENREVLRREILKKQMEKTSDEWMEIYIEDGNIAAEPYRDSVGAMDHPAVVDNSLVVTIDDPRVGPMRTLAPIADLMETPGEPSGPAPDVGQHNDEVLGRLQQPPEAVGAGFKPAPTNGADAPAHPLSGVTVLDLATIQAGPYGAALLADLGARVIKVDATDRRLDAGRRSTEQTVADPRTYAGKECIQIDLQTAEGKEIIHKLIAKADVLSHNFRLGVPERLGVDWETCRKINPRIIHVWMAAYGEHGEHSRRPGAHPIPGAIIGGAMRQMGRGMPPPPEQVMDMEETVEATRWIMKANWGPDQNTSPAIATGIVLALRARDLAVWQGGQPVRLNMLTANAWTNADEYFDYADRPPIAMPDEEIHGLHALYRLYRCREGWVFLACLFQDEWETFCRTVQREDLLADPRFSTPEARHDNDEALVAELSAVLAERTADDWEELLTNADVGCVRADELVEGDFYADHPHARANDLSVEVEHPYVGKYRRYGGLVEFSMTPGIYETSTQIGQHTRPLLREIGYDDQQIEDLGARGVVQWADPSVGGEL; this is encoded by the coding sequence GTGTCAGGACCGTGTACCGGCCTAACCGTCCTGGACTTCTCGTTGGGAATGCCGGGGGCCCTGTGCACCCTGGTGATGGCCGACTACGGCGCCGAAGTGATCAAGGTTGAACCTCCCGGTGGAGACCCATTCCGATTTCAGCCAGCCTGGATTTCGTGGAACCGTGGGAAGAAAGGCATCGTGCTCGACCTCGATACCGATGAAGGCCGTGAGCAGGCCATCCAGCTCGCAGGCAGGGCCGACGTGCTGGTGGAGTCATTCCGACCCGGAGACATGGCTGGCTGGGGACTGTCGTATGACGACCTGTCGAAACTCTACCCGGGCCTGGTCTACTGCTCCATCACGGGCTTTGGACAGAAGGGCCCCCTCCGCCGCGTGAAAGGCTACGAGGGTCTTGTTGCGGCCAAGGCAGGCCGGATGCTCAACCTTCAGGGACAGCCGAACCGGGAAGGCCCGGTCTATTCGGCGGTGTACACCGGAAGCTGGCACGCCAGCCAGGCTGCGGTGCGAGGCATCATCGGGGCGCTCCGAGTGCGCGACCAGTGCGGACGCGGTCAGTGGGTACAGACAAGCATCGTCCAGAACCTGGCCTCTCCACACGACAACAACGTCGGCGACGGCGGACTGGTTAACCTGCAGCTCCGCCGCAGGGACCCGGAGCGGTTCCCCGGAAGGCCCCCCGGACGCGGCCTCTCCTCCATAGGGTACGTTCCCGTGCGGACGAAGGACGGCACATGGCTCCAGCACGCCAACCAGAGGGTCCCGCACATCCGCGGGCACATCAAGGCCATTGGACTTGAGCACCTGCTCGATGACGAGCGGTTCGAGAGAGTTCCCTCAGTCAGCGTGGAGAACCGGGAGGTGCTGCGCCGGGAGATTCTGAAGAAGCAGATGGAGAAGACCTCCGACGAGTGGATGGAGATCTACATCGAGGACGGCAACATCGCCGCTGAGCCCTACCGCGACAGCGTCGGGGCCATGGACCATCCAGCGGTCGTCGACAACTCTCTGGTTGTAACGATCGACGATCCAAGGGTTGGGCCGATGCGCACTCTTGCCCCCATCGCTGATCTGATGGAAACGCCCGGAGAACCAAGCGGCCCGGCTCCCGACGTCGGACAGCACAACGACGAAGTGCTGGGACGCCTGCAGCAGCCCCCGGAGGCTGTAGGGGCAGGTTTCAAACCTGCCCCTACTAATGGCGCTGATGCACCGGCCCATCCGCTGTCAGGCGTGACCGTACTGGACCTGGCAACGATCCAGGCCGGGCCCTACGGCGCTGCTCTCCTGGCAGACCTTGGCGCGCGGGTCATCAAGGTCGACGCCACCGACAGACGACTGGACGCGGGACGGCGTTCTACCGAACAGACCGTGGCCGACCCACGCACCTATGCCGGCAAGGAGTGCATTCAGATCGATCTTCAGACCGCTGAGGGCAAGGAGATCATCCACAAGCTCATCGCGAAAGCCGATGTCCTATCGCACAACTTCCGTCTCGGTGTTCCTGAGCGCCTCGGGGTCGATTGGGAGACGTGCCGGAAGATCAATCCCCGCATCATCCACGTTTGGATGGCGGCCTATGGCGAACACGGAGAACACTCGCGCAGACCGGGCGCCCATCCCATTCCCGGCGCAATCATCGGCGGCGCGATGCGGCAGATGGGTCGGGGCATGCCCCCGCCTCCTGAACAGGTCATGGACATGGAGGAGACCGTCGAGGCGACCCGCTGGATCATGAAGGCCAACTGGGGACCGGACCAGAACACCTCCCCGGCCATCGCCACGGGTATCGTCCTCGCCCTCCGGGCGCGCGACCTTGCCGTCTGGCAAGGCGGGCAGCCCGTCCGGCTCAACATGCTCACAGCTAATGCGTGGACCAACGCCGACGAGTATTTCGACTACGCGGACCGCCCTCCTATCGCGATGCCTGACGAGGAGATCCACGGCCTTCACGCCCTGTATCGCCTCTACCGCTGCAGGGAAGGGTGGGTGTTCCTGGCCTGCCTGTTCCAGGACGAGTGGGAGACATTCTGCCGGACCGTGCAGCGGGAGGACCTGTTGGCCGATCCCCGCTTCTCCACTCCAGAGGCCCGACATGACAACGACGAAGCCCTGGTTGCCGAGCTCTCGGCAGTCCTCGCAGAGCGTACCGCTGACGACTGGGAAGAGCTGCTGACCAACGCAGACGTCGGCTGCGTCCGAGCTGACGAGCTCGTGGAGGGCGACTTCTACGCTGACCATCCCCACGCTAGGGCAAACGATCTGAGCGTCGAGGTGGAGCACCCATACGTCGGCAAGTACCGCCGATACGGAGGATTGGTCGAGTTCTCGATGACACCGGGGATCTACGAGACATCTACCCAGATCGGCCAGCACACCAGACCCCTGCTCCGCGAAATCGGCTACGACGACCAGCAGATCGAAGACCTTGGAGCGCGCGGAGTCGTCCAGTGGGCTGACCCCTCAGTCGGCGGAGAACTCTAA